One region of Citrus sinensis cultivar Valencia sweet orange chromosome 6, DVS_A1.0, whole genome shotgun sequence genomic DNA includes:
- the LOC102625743 gene encoding histone acetyltransferase HAC12 isoform X2: MDDVCPIQQVAYHATSSSLPCHMSMSTLDFRRDSYSDGLVPPFSLLNGSTEGLTFDGYLCGAPSVLTAVNRKNIPSPMAKKQVGNMILSPEQDSTITSCSSEDGFSDAATFNNGPVFDSTLQIPHFLQIIPEVPSTLPSTDLEYQWPYVQFDEPSDGKAQFYFNKRDVSCSLIAEQNMCMQTASPSEPLYVSPLASESNAPTSNQMGAAKYAKPSNPSCLYLENRILHAYINYKSSMVANGGSIVSFVNYLHSTICNIHWCGCERFCILLSHFDGCHSAECHICGPVRYASDAANHQKFDIMKSSFSDTDCDWSKSGSSNCLFPSSKRLKMEHPICPFSSGVGISSFVDPLQVQSFDFGAVPPLQQLPESPKSINSEVRELDMELLRNPAKDSTIFEGTRNSIVDHYCMLNSQKVFTPEEFNFGSKMEEDLSSGGDIADIFLDSNRLSNRLRSSVVSVDEACGAGCKEDEVLVRAKLNETNPEIKSECVAVPVRTESDLTKPGTKNELIAQEADNGQPLKLRNPRTNGVSLTDFFTAEQLRAHISNLRQLVSQSALKEEKGNKTTNTLSDNSCQLCQAEKLLLAPTPIYCSYCGADIKRYVIYYSTPEENGMRHCFCKSCYKQSRGGKISLYGISFSKAKMYKRKNDEDIEEAWVLCDKCQGWQHQICALYNNKRDTEGKAEYICPKCRLKEIETGDHLLLAESTFFAAKDLPSTMLSDHLEQRLFTRIQEERKMKANVSGKNLDEVPTAEDLVVRVVLSVDKKLKVKQQFLDIFHEANYPTEFPYRLKVILLFQKIEGVDVCLFGMYVQEFGSECSHPNQRCVYISYLDSVKYFRPETETAAGKTLRTFVYHEILIGYLEYSKKRGFATCYIWACPPVKGEDYILYCHPEMQKTPKSDKLRQWYRSMLRKAAEEKIVVGISNLYDQFFIPTGQHSKVTAARLPYFDGDYWSGAAEGVIKSIEQERGDDFHKKLKKPMTKRMLKAMGHADPSSNAAKDILFMQKLGQIIFPVKEDFIVVHLQFVCSHCHEVILYRHRWFCSQCKYFQLCERCHDAERNLNGEDIHTLNGKEKHALSKVMVDDVPCHTRDKDVITDNTLFENRNAFLSFCQKNYYQFDTLRRAKFSSMMILHHLHNSSMLTAESICCLCRKDTVIDQCWQCETCPQFEVCTACYQEKGNSLHIHKLTQRSSAVDGGTESREAQTKALQAGRNPDTYIHSQVNLTLQKTQLMNLLQHASQCSLTKSKGCSYPKCLQMKTLFYHARSCNVRTAGGCQHCRKIWLLLTMHSRRCKELDCRVPRCKDLKQWNAEAVVGCWKRGDSPNCKDRAGLAQSSSHRRTW, translated from the exons atggatgatgTATGCCCCATCCAACAAGTTGCCTATCATGCTACTTCTTCATCACTGCCGTGCCATATGTCAATGTCAACCTTGGATTTCAGACGTGATTCATACTCTGACGGATTAGTCCCACCCTTTAGTCTCTTGAATGGAAGCACTGAAG GACTAACTTTTGATGGATATCTATGTGGAGCTCCCAGTGTACTCACTGCTGTCAACAGGAAGAACATCCCTTCACCTATGGCCAAAAAGCAGGTTGGAAATATGATTCTATCTCCTGAACAGGATTCAACCATCACTTCATGTTCTAGTGAGGATGGCTTTTCCGATGCTGCAACTTTCAACAATGGACCTGTCTTTGATTCAACTTTGCAGATCCCACATTTTTTACAGATAATTCCTGAAGTCCCCAGTACTCTACCAAGCACAGACTTGGAGTATCAGTGGCCATATGTACAGTTTGATGAGCCATCTGATGGGAAAgcacaattttatttcaataaaagggATGTATCTTGCAGTCTGATAGCAGAACAAAATATGTGTATGCAGACTGCATCCCCTTCAGAACCATTGTATGTGTCTCCACTTGCTTCAGAGAGCAACGCACCCACTTCTAATCAAATGGGAGCTGCTAAATATGCAAAGCCAAGTAATCCATCATGTTTATATCttgaaaatagaattttacATGCTTATATCAACTACAAGAGTTCAATGGTGGCCAATGGAGGTAGTATAGTCTCTTTTGTGAACTATTTgcattcaacaatatgtaatatTCACTGGTGTGGATGTGAACGTTTCTGCATACTTTTGTCCCACTTTGATGGCTGTCACTCTGCTGAGTGTCATATCTGTGGACCTGTTCGATATGCATCTGATGCTGCTAATCACCAGAAATTTGATATCATGAAAAGCAGTTTCAGTGATACAGATTGTGATTGGTCCAAATCTGGCAGTTCAAATTGCTTGTTCCCTTCTTCGAAACGTTTGAAGATGGAACATCCAATTTGCCCTTTTTCATCTGGGGTTGGAATTTCTAGTTTCGTGGATCCATTACAAGTTCAGTCATTTGATTTTGGAGCAGTTCCACCCTTGCAGCAGTTGCCTGAATCTCCTAAATCTATTAATTCTGAGGTCAGAGAGCTGGACATGGAACTACTTAGAAATCCTGCAAAAGATTCTACTATTTTTGAAGGGACTAGAAATAGCATTGTTGATCATTATTGCATGTTGAACTCCCAGAAAGTGTTTACTCCAGAGGAGTTTAATTTCGGTAGTAAGATGGAGGAGGACCTGAGTAGTGGTGGTGATATAGCGGATATATTCCTAGATTCTAACAGATTGTCTAACAGATTGAGGTCCAGTGTTGTGTCTGTTGATGAAGCGTGTGGTGCTGGTTGTAAAGAGGATGAGGTACTGGTCAGGGCAAAGCTGAATGAGACCAACCCAGAGATTAAAAGTGAATGTGTTGCAGTACCAGTCAGGACTGAGTCTGATCTGACCAAGCCTGGGACAAAAAATGAACTTATTGCACAAGAAGCTGATAATGGGCAACCATTAAAATTGAGGAATCCCAGGACAAATGGTGTTTCCCTAACTGATTTTTTCACAGCAGAACAATTAAGGGCGCATATATCAAATCTTAGGCAGTTGGTTAGCCAG AGTGCATTGAAGgaggaaaaaggaaataaaactaCAAACACTCTCAGCGACAATTCTTGCCAGCTGTGTCAAGCAGAGAAGCTCTTATTGGCTCCAACACCAATATATTGTTCATATTGTGGTGCTGACATTAAGCGCTATGTCATATACTACAGCACACCTGAAGAAAATGGCATGCGGCATTGTTTCTGTAAGTCATGCTATAAACAATCTCGAGGTGggaaaatttcattatatggAATTTCCTTTTCCAAGGCAAAGATGTATAAGAGAAAGAATGATGAGGATATAGAAGAAGCG TGGGTTCTGTGTGATAAATGTCAAGGTTGGCAACACCAGATATGTGCTCTCTATAATAACAAAAGAGATACAGAAGGAAAAGCTGAATATATCTGTCCCAAATGCCgcttaaaagaaatagaaactGGGGACCATTTGCTCTTAGCAGAAAGCACATTTTTTGCTGCAAAAGATCTACCAAGCACCATGCTTAGTGACCACTTAGAGCAAAGACTCTTCACGCGTATCCAGGaggagagaaaaatgaaagcaaatGTTTCCGGAAAGAACCTTGATGAG GTTCCGACGGCAGAAGATCTCGTTGTTAGAGTTGTATTATCTGTTGACAAGAAGTTAAAAGTGAAGCAGCAATTTCTAGATATCTTTCATGAAGCTAATTATCCTACAGAGTTCCCGTACAGATTAAAG gtgattttattgtttcagAAGATTGAAGGGGTGGATGTATGCCTTTTCGGCATGTATGTCCAGGAGTTTGGTTCAGAATGCAGTCACCCAAATCAACGTTGTGTTTATATCTCATATCTTGATTCGGTGAAGTACTTTAGGCCTGAGACAGAAACTGCAGCTGGGAAAACTCTTCGTACCTTTGTTTACCATGAAATATTG ATAGGATACCTTGAATACAGTAAAAAACGGGGTTTTGCAACCTGCTATATATGGGCCTGTCCCCCTGTAAAGGGAGAAGATTATATCTTATACTGCCATCCGGAGATGCAGAAAACTCCCAAGTCTGACAAGCTGCGACAGtg GTATCGATCAATGCTAAGAAAAGCAGCtgaagaaaaaattgttgttggtATCTCTAATTTATATGATCAATTTTTCATTCCAACTGGACAACATTCAAAAGTAACAGCAGCTCGTTTGCCGTATTTTGACGGTGACTATTGGTCTGGAGCCGCTGAAGGTGTGATCAAGAGCATTGAACAAGAAAGAGGAGATGACTTTCATAAGAAGTTAAAGAAACCAATGACAAAGAGAATGTTAAAGGCCATGGGACATGCAGATCCTTCTAGCAATGCTGCTAAAGATATTCTATTTATGCAAAAA CTGGGACAAATCATCTTCCCTGTTAAGGAGGACTTCATCGTTGTCCACTTGCAATTTGTTTGCTCACACTGTCATGAAGTGATATTGTATAGGCACCGATGGTTTTGCAGTCAGTGCAAATATTTCCAGCTATGTGAAAG ATGCCATGATGCTGAAAGAAACCTCAACGGTGAGGACATCCACACTTTAAATGGCAAAGAAAAGCATGCACTCAGTAAG gttATGGTGGATGATGTGCCATGTCATACCAGGGATAAGGATGTTATTACGGATAAtactttatttgaaaataggaATGCTTTCTTGAGTTTTtgtcagaaaaattattatcagtTTGACACACTTCGCCGGGCTAAGTTTTCTTCGATGATGATCCTGCATCATCTACACAATTCAAGCATGCTCACAGCTGAGAGCATCTGCTGCCTTTGCCGCAAGGACACTGTAATAGACCAGTGCTGGCAGTGTGAGACCTGCCCGCAGTTTGAAGTTTGCACTGCATGCTATCAGGAAAAGGGCAATTCTTTGCATATCCATAAGTTGACCCAGCGTTCTTCTGCAGTTGATGGTGGGACTGAGAGTAGAGAGGCACAGACGAAAGCGTTGCAGGCAGGAAGAAACCCGGACACTTATATTCACTCACAAGTTAATTTAACACTGCAGAAAACACAACTGATGAATCTCCTACAACATGCCTCTCAATGTAGCTTAACCAAAAGCAAGGGCTGCTCTTACCCAAAATGCCTTCAAATGAAAACTTTGTTTTACCATGCACGCAGCTGTAATGTTCGAACCGCCGGGGGTTGTCAGCACTGTAGAAAGATATGGTTGCTGCTGACTATGCACTCAAGGCGCTGTAAAGAACTTGATTGCAGGGTACCACGTTGCAA GGATTTGAAGCAGTGGAATGCTGAAGCCGTGGTGGGATGCTGGAAACGAGGGGATAGTCCCAATTGTAAAGATAGAGCAGGACTTGCCCAAAGCAGCAGCCATCGCAGGACTTGGTAA
- the LOC102625743 gene encoding histone acetyltransferase HAC12 isoform X1 encodes MIALEYLKHGEIYEPGLNCCLQTLIQNKMDDVCPIQQVAYHATSSSLPCHMSMSTLDFRRDSYSDGLVPPFSLLNGSTEGLTFDGYLCGAPSVLTAVNRKNIPSPMAKKQVGNMILSPEQDSTITSCSSEDGFSDAATFNNGPVFDSTLQIPHFLQIIPEVPSTLPSTDLEYQWPYVQFDEPSDGKAQFYFNKRDVSCSLIAEQNMCMQTASPSEPLYVSPLASESNAPTSNQMGAAKYAKPSNPSCLYLENRILHAYINYKSSMVANGGSIVSFVNYLHSTICNIHWCGCERFCILLSHFDGCHSAECHICGPVRYASDAANHQKFDIMKSSFSDTDCDWSKSGSSNCLFPSSKRLKMEHPICPFSSGVGISSFVDPLQVQSFDFGAVPPLQQLPESPKSINSEVRELDMELLRNPAKDSTIFEGTRNSIVDHYCMLNSQKVFTPEEFNFGSKMEEDLSSGGDIADIFLDSNRLSNRLRSSVVSVDEACGAGCKEDEVLVRAKLNETNPEIKSECVAVPVRTESDLTKPGTKNELIAQEADNGQPLKLRNPRTNGVSLTDFFTAEQLRAHISNLRQLVSQSALKEEKGNKTTNTLSDNSCQLCQAEKLLLAPTPIYCSYCGADIKRYVIYYSTPEENGMRHCFCKSCYKQSRGGKISLYGISFSKAKMYKRKNDEDIEEAWVLCDKCQGWQHQICALYNNKRDTEGKAEYICPKCRLKEIETGDHLLLAESTFFAAKDLPSTMLSDHLEQRLFTRIQEERKMKANVSGKNLDEVPTAEDLVVRVVLSVDKKLKVKQQFLDIFHEANYPTEFPYRLKVILLFQKIEGVDVCLFGMYVQEFGSECSHPNQRCVYISYLDSVKYFRPETETAAGKTLRTFVYHEILIGYLEYSKKRGFATCYIWACPPVKGEDYILYCHPEMQKTPKSDKLRQWYRSMLRKAAEEKIVVGISNLYDQFFIPTGQHSKVTAARLPYFDGDYWSGAAEGVIKSIEQERGDDFHKKLKKPMTKRMLKAMGHADPSSNAAKDILFMQKLGQIIFPVKEDFIVVHLQFVCSHCHEVILYRHRWFCSQCKYFQLCERCHDAERNLNGEDIHTLNGKEKHALSKVMVDDVPCHTRDKDVITDNTLFENRNAFLSFCQKNYYQFDTLRRAKFSSMMILHHLHNSSMLTAESICCLCRKDTVIDQCWQCETCPQFEVCTACYQEKGNSLHIHKLTQRSSAVDGGTESREAQTKALQAGRNPDTYIHSQVNLTLQKTQLMNLLQHASQCSLTKSKGCSYPKCLQMKTLFYHARSCNVRTAGGCQHCRKIWLLLTMHSRRCKELDCRVPRCKDLKQWNAEAVVGCWKRGDSPNCKDRAGLAQSSSHRRTW; translated from the exons GTGAAATATATGAACCAGGATTGAATTGTTGTTTGCAAACCTTGatccaaaataaaatggatgatgTATGCCCCATCCAACAAGTTGCCTATCATGCTACTTCTTCATCACTGCCGTGCCATATGTCAATGTCAACCTTGGATTTCAGACGTGATTCATACTCTGACGGATTAGTCCCACCCTTTAGTCTCTTGAATGGAAGCACTGAAG GACTAACTTTTGATGGATATCTATGTGGAGCTCCCAGTGTACTCACTGCTGTCAACAGGAAGAACATCCCTTCACCTATGGCCAAAAAGCAGGTTGGAAATATGATTCTATCTCCTGAACAGGATTCAACCATCACTTCATGTTCTAGTGAGGATGGCTTTTCCGATGCTGCAACTTTCAACAATGGACCTGTCTTTGATTCAACTTTGCAGATCCCACATTTTTTACAGATAATTCCTGAAGTCCCCAGTACTCTACCAAGCACAGACTTGGAGTATCAGTGGCCATATGTACAGTTTGATGAGCCATCTGATGGGAAAgcacaattttatttcaataaaagggATGTATCTTGCAGTCTGATAGCAGAACAAAATATGTGTATGCAGACTGCATCCCCTTCAGAACCATTGTATGTGTCTCCACTTGCTTCAGAGAGCAACGCACCCACTTCTAATCAAATGGGAGCTGCTAAATATGCAAAGCCAAGTAATCCATCATGTTTATATCttgaaaatagaattttacATGCTTATATCAACTACAAGAGTTCAATGGTGGCCAATGGAGGTAGTATAGTCTCTTTTGTGAACTATTTgcattcaacaatatgtaatatTCACTGGTGTGGATGTGAACGTTTCTGCATACTTTTGTCCCACTTTGATGGCTGTCACTCTGCTGAGTGTCATATCTGTGGACCTGTTCGATATGCATCTGATGCTGCTAATCACCAGAAATTTGATATCATGAAAAGCAGTTTCAGTGATACAGATTGTGATTGGTCCAAATCTGGCAGTTCAAATTGCTTGTTCCCTTCTTCGAAACGTTTGAAGATGGAACATCCAATTTGCCCTTTTTCATCTGGGGTTGGAATTTCTAGTTTCGTGGATCCATTACAAGTTCAGTCATTTGATTTTGGAGCAGTTCCACCCTTGCAGCAGTTGCCTGAATCTCCTAAATCTATTAATTCTGAGGTCAGAGAGCTGGACATGGAACTACTTAGAAATCCTGCAAAAGATTCTACTATTTTTGAAGGGACTAGAAATAGCATTGTTGATCATTATTGCATGTTGAACTCCCAGAAAGTGTTTACTCCAGAGGAGTTTAATTTCGGTAGTAAGATGGAGGAGGACCTGAGTAGTGGTGGTGATATAGCGGATATATTCCTAGATTCTAACAGATTGTCTAACAGATTGAGGTCCAGTGTTGTGTCTGTTGATGAAGCGTGTGGTGCTGGTTGTAAAGAGGATGAGGTACTGGTCAGGGCAAAGCTGAATGAGACCAACCCAGAGATTAAAAGTGAATGTGTTGCAGTACCAGTCAGGACTGAGTCTGATCTGACCAAGCCTGGGACAAAAAATGAACTTATTGCACAAGAAGCTGATAATGGGCAACCATTAAAATTGAGGAATCCCAGGACAAATGGTGTTTCCCTAACTGATTTTTTCACAGCAGAACAATTAAGGGCGCATATATCAAATCTTAGGCAGTTGGTTAGCCAG AGTGCATTGAAGgaggaaaaaggaaataaaactaCAAACACTCTCAGCGACAATTCTTGCCAGCTGTGTCAAGCAGAGAAGCTCTTATTGGCTCCAACACCAATATATTGTTCATATTGTGGTGCTGACATTAAGCGCTATGTCATATACTACAGCACACCTGAAGAAAATGGCATGCGGCATTGTTTCTGTAAGTCATGCTATAAACAATCTCGAGGTGggaaaatttcattatatggAATTTCCTTTTCCAAGGCAAAGATGTATAAGAGAAAGAATGATGAGGATATAGAAGAAGCG TGGGTTCTGTGTGATAAATGTCAAGGTTGGCAACACCAGATATGTGCTCTCTATAATAACAAAAGAGATACAGAAGGAAAAGCTGAATATATCTGTCCCAAATGCCgcttaaaagaaatagaaactGGGGACCATTTGCTCTTAGCAGAAAGCACATTTTTTGCTGCAAAAGATCTACCAAGCACCATGCTTAGTGACCACTTAGAGCAAAGACTCTTCACGCGTATCCAGGaggagagaaaaatgaaagcaaatGTTTCCGGAAAGAACCTTGATGAG GTTCCGACGGCAGAAGATCTCGTTGTTAGAGTTGTATTATCTGTTGACAAGAAGTTAAAAGTGAAGCAGCAATTTCTAGATATCTTTCATGAAGCTAATTATCCTACAGAGTTCCCGTACAGATTAAAG gtgattttattgtttcagAAGATTGAAGGGGTGGATGTATGCCTTTTCGGCATGTATGTCCAGGAGTTTGGTTCAGAATGCAGTCACCCAAATCAACGTTGTGTTTATATCTCATATCTTGATTCGGTGAAGTACTTTAGGCCTGAGACAGAAACTGCAGCTGGGAAAACTCTTCGTACCTTTGTTTACCATGAAATATTG ATAGGATACCTTGAATACAGTAAAAAACGGGGTTTTGCAACCTGCTATATATGGGCCTGTCCCCCTGTAAAGGGAGAAGATTATATCTTATACTGCCATCCGGAGATGCAGAAAACTCCCAAGTCTGACAAGCTGCGACAGtg GTATCGATCAATGCTAAGAAAAGCAGCtgaagaaaaaattgttgttggtATCTCTAATTTATATGATCAATTTTTCATTCCAACTGGACAACATTCAAAAGTAACAGCAGCTCGTTTGCCGTATTTTGACGGTGACTATTGGTCTGGAGCCGCTGAAGGTGTGATCAAGAGCATTGAACAAGAAAGAGGAGATGACTTTCATAAGAAGTTAAAGAAACCAATGACAAAGAGAATGTTAAAGGCCATGGGACATGCAGATCCTTCTAGCAATGCTGCTAAAGATATTCTATTTATGCAAAAA CTGGGACAAATCATCTTCCCTGTTAAGGAGGACTTCATCGTTGTCCACTTGCAATTTGTTTGCTCACACTGTCATGAAGTGATATTGTATAGGCACCGATGGTTTTGCAGTCAGTGCAAATATTTCCAGCTATGTGAAAG ATGCCATGATGCTGAAAGAAACCTCAACGGTGAGGACATCCACACTTTAAATGGCAAAGAAAAGCATGCACTCAGTAAG gttATGGTGGATGATGTGCCATGTCATACCAGGGATAAGGATGTTATTACGGATAAtactttatttgaaaataggaATGCTTTCTTGAGTTTTtgtcagaaaaattattatcagtTTGACACACTTCGCCGGGCTAAGTTTTCTTCGATGATGATCCTGCATCATCTACACAATTCAAGCATGCTCACAGCTGAGAGCATCTGCTGCCTTTGCCGCAAGGACACTGTAATAGACCAGTGCTGGCAGTGTGAGACCTGCCCGCAGTTTGAAGTTTGCACTGCATGCTATCAGGAAAAGGGCAATTCTTTGCATATCCATAAGTTGACCCAGCGTTCTTCTGCAGTTGATGGTGGGACTGAGAGTAGAGAGGCACAGACGAAAGCGTTGCAGGCAGGAAGAAACCCGGACACTTATATTCACTCACAAGTTAATTTAACACTGCAGAAAACACAACTGATGAATCTCCTACAACATGCCTCTCAATGTAGCTTAACCAAAAGCAAGGGCTGCTCTTACCCAAAATGCCTTCAAATGAAAACTTTGTTTTACCATGCACGCAGCTGTAATGTTCGAACCGCCGGGGGTTGTCAGCACTGTAGAAAGATATGGTTGCTGCTGACTATGCACTCAAGGCGCTGTAAAGAACTTGATTGCAGGGTACCACGTTGCAA GGATTTGAAGCAGTGGAATGCTGAAGCCGTGGTGGGATGCTGGAAACGAGGGGATAGTCCCAATTGTAAAGATAGAGCAGGACTTGCCCAAAGCAGCAGCCATCGCAGGACTTGGTAA